In Rubrobacter radiotolerans DSM 5868, a genomic segment contains:
- the mutM gene encoding bifunctional DNA-formamidopyrimidine glycosylase/DNA-(apurinic or apyrimidinic site) lyase — protein MPELPEVETIKEDLRELVVGALVERAEVLHPNLVEGGTAREFERRLSERRIVGARRRAKHLIVDLDSGDAAVFQLKIGGQFLLVPPVKEPKRNLMLVMHLGEERAGERLFLRDGTEFTRARVLDREGLEERLSELGPEPFSEEFTAEYLKQKVGGRRAQIKPLILDQKVVSGVGNIYADEILYDARLHPRRKANTLTDGEWERLAEAIKKNLAAGIEHRGTTVRLYRDLLDRPGDHQNHLRVFEKQGDECPGCGGRIVREKVGGRPSHFCPSCQREDGESGGADVRLRLA, from the coding sequence CGGGCCGAGGTGTTGCATCCGAACCTCGTCGAAGGCGGGACGGCGCGCGAGTTCGAGCGGCGGCTTTCGGAGAGGCGCATCGTCGGGGCGCGGCGGCGGGCGAAGCACCTGATAGTAGACCTCGACTCCGGCGATGCGGCGGTCTTCCAGCTCAAGATCGGCGGCCAGTTCCTTCTCGTACCGCCCGTAAAGGAGCCCAAGCGCAACCTCATGCTCGTGATGCACCTTGGCGAGGAGCGCGCGGGCGAGCGGCTCTTTCTGCGGGACGGGACCGAGTTCACCCGGGCGCGGGTCCTTGACCGGGAGGGGCTAGAGGAGCGCCTTTCGGAGCTCGGACCGGAGCCGTTCTCGGAGGAGTTCACGGCCGAGTATCTGAAGCAGAAGGTCGGAGGACGGCGGGCGCAGATAAAGCCCCTGATCCTCGACCAGAAGGTCGTCTCCGGGGTCGGGAACATCTACGCCGACGAGATCCTCTACGACGCCCGGCTCCACCCCCGTCGCAAGGCAAACACGCTCACGGACGGTGAGTGGGAGCGGCTAGCGGAAGCGATAAAGAAGAACCTCGCCGCCGGGATAGAGCACCGCGGCACGACCGTGAGGCTCTACCGGGACCTGCTCGACCGACCGGGAGATCACCAGAACCACCTGCGCGTCTTCGAGAAGCAGGGAGATGAGTGCCCCGGGTGCGGGGGTAGAATAGTCCGGGAGAAGGTGGGCGGCAGACCGTCGCATTTCTGCCCGAGCTGTCAGAGAGAAGACGGGGAGAGCGGCGGCGCGGACGTACGGTTAAGATTGGCCTGA
- the lpdA gene encoding dihydrolipoyl dehydrogenase, whose protein sequence is MAEQYDLVIIGGGNAGYIPAIRASQLGMSVALVEKREGGHLGGTCLNLGCIPTKALLHTAHLLHDAQNGEDFGVKTGEVELDYPQAAKRRQQVVDQLRRGVQGLMKKNKVTVYNGKGSFVEPKKIKVELNDGGEEELEGKNILISAGSEVNTLPGLEFDGEKVISSDDVVTNNESYPKSVIILGSGAVGVEFASMYNDFGTEVTVVELLDRIVPLEDPEVSKELQKAYKNRGIKVLTGTKADPESLDTSGEGVKLKVEGKNGEETLEAEKLLVAVGRKTTAEYLNLDATKVETNKRGEIQVDEFYRTAEDGVYAAGDIVGGYWLAHAAGHEGIIAVEHMAGEDPMPLDQDLVPRVTYCRPEIASFGLTEEQAKEQGYEVRVGKFPFQAIGKALIEGEPNGFFKIVADEETDLILGMHAIGPKVTDLIAEGVFAKMVEGTPEEISMSVHAHPSLAEVIGEAAMATEGHAIHM, encoded by the coding sequence ATGGCAGAGCAGTACGACCTCGTGATCATCGGCGGAGGCAACGCCGGGTACATCCCCGCGATCCGCGCAAGCCAGCTCGGGATGAGCGTGGCCCTTGTAGAGAAGCGGGAGGGGGGGCACCTCGGCGGGACGTGCCTGAACCTGGGCTGCATCCCGACAAAGGCGCTTCTTCACACGGCGCACCTCCTGCACGACGCGCAGAACGGCGAGGACTTCGGCGTAAAGACCGGCGAGGTCGAGCTCGACTACCCGCAGGCCGCCAAGCGCCGCCAGCAGGTCGTGGACCAGCTCCGGCGGGGAGTCCAGGGCCTGATGAAGAAGAACAAGGTAACCGTCTACAACGGCAAGGGCTCCTTTGTCGAGCCGAAGAAGATCAAGGTCGAGCTCAACGACGGCGGCGAGGAGGAGCTCGAAGGGAAGAACATCCTTATAAGCGCCGGCAGCGAGGTCAACACCCTGCCCGGCCTTGAGTTCGACGGGGAGAAGGTCATCTCCTCGGACGACGTCGTAACGAACAACGAGAGCTACCCGAAGAGCGTCATCATCCTCGGCTCGGGCGCGGTGGGGGTCGAGTTCGCGAGCATGTACAACGACTTCGGCACCGAGGTCACGGTCGTCGAGCTTCTCGACCGGATCGTCCCGCTCGAAGACCCGGAGGTCTCCAAGGAGCTTCAGAAGGCGTACAAGAACCGCGGCATAAAGGTCCTCACCGGCACGAAGGCCGATCCGGAGAGCCTCGATACCTCCGGCGAGGGCGTTAAGCTGAAGGTCGAGGGCAAGAACGGCGAGGAGACGCTGGAGGCCGAGAAGCTCCTCGTCGCGGTCGGCCGGAAGACCACCGCCGAGTACCTGAACCTCGACGCGACGAAGGTCGAGACGAACAAGCGCGGGGAGATCCAGGTAGACGAGTTCTACCGGACCGCCGAGGACGGCGTCTACGCCGCCGGGGACATCGTCGGCGGGTACTGGCTCGCCCACGCCGCCGGGCACGAGGGTATCATCGCCGTCGAGCACATGGCCGGGGAGGACCCGATGCCGCTCGACCAGGACCTCGTCCCGCGCGTTACCTACTGCCGGCCGGAGATCGCCTCGTTCGGCCTCACCGAGGAGCAGGCCAAGGAGCAGGGCTACGAGGTGCGGGTCGGGAAGTTCCCCTTCCAGGCGATCGGCAAGGCCCTTATCGAGGGCGAGCCGAACGGGTTCTTCAAGATCGTCGCCGACGAGGAGACCGACCTCATCCTCGGCATGCACGCCATCGGCCCGAAGGTAACGGACCTTATCGCCGAGGGCGTCTTTGCCAAGATGGTCGAGGGGACGCCGGAGGAGATCAGCATGTCCGTCCACGCCCACCCCTCTCTCGCCGAGGTCATAGGCGAGGCCGCGATGGCGACCGAGGGCCACGCTATCCACATGTAG
- a CDS encoding helix-turn-helix domain-containing protein has protein sequence MARGDFSGRMDLLGAEEVAGLMGVEVSTVWRWCREGRLPCLKAGKHWRVRREAMEDFLRRVERPARTPLPPGASTLQDQIQRFLRSPDNVLAVARGRDLLHRLDAAFFRAGEAKGGLLVKFTGGEEVPEGRLRERLSEAGLDVERLEREGRFFFRSGTGEETGRLVREFGDGRVVWASFVWAVRTDLAGALSGQRELSRLFDAERLVIKTAVLDEAVDEWPPEALWHAQTAHSATIWASEAGLSLSRRVPMPTV, from the coding sequence GTGGCGCGAGGGGACTTTTCCGGCCGGATGGATCTTCTCGGGGCGGAGGAGGTCGCCGGGCTGATGGGGGTTGAGGTCTCTACGGTGTGGCGCTGGTGTCGGGAGGGTCGGCTGCCGTGTCTGAAGGCGGGCAAGCACTGGCGGGTGCGGCGGGAGGCGATGGAGGACTTTCTGCGGCGGGTGGAGCGTCCGGCGCGGACGCCCTTGCCGCCCGGGGCCTCGACGCTTCAGGATCAGATCCAGCGCTTTCTGCGCAGTCCGGACAACGTGCTTGCGGTTGCGCGCGGCCGGGACCTTCTGCACCGGCTCGACGCGGCGTTCTTTCGGGCCGGTGAGGCGAAGGGCGGGTTGCTCGTGAAGTTCACCGGCGGGGAGGAGGTCCCGGAGGGGAGGCTTCGGGAGCGGCTTTCGGAGGCCGGACTCGACGTCGAGCGGCTGGAGCGGGAGGGCCGGTTCTTTTTCCGGTCCGGGACCGGAGAGGAGACGGGACGGCTCGTGCGGGAGTTCGGGGACGGGCGCGTTGTGTGGGCCTCCTTTGTCTGGGCGGTGCGGACGGACCTTGCGGGCGCGCTCAGCGGGCAGCGCGAGCTCTCCCGGCTCTTCGACGCCGAGCGGCTCGTGATCAAGACGGCCGTCCTCGACGAGGCCGTTGACGAGTGGCCTCCGGAGGCGCTCTGGCACGCCCAGACGGCTCACTCGGCGACGATCTGGGCCTCAGAGGCGGGCCTCTCGCTGAGCCGCCGGGTCCCGATGCCGACCGTCTAG
- a CDS encoding Hsp20/alpha crystallin family protein translates to MMSPYRGRGFYDVQSEVNRLFDQMFGGLARQAGTQQRQPAVEWAPSIDVLQREGDLVIRAEIPGVRSEDVDVTLHDGVLTLSGKREEAREEERGGYLVRERRSGSFRRSLQLPEGVDESAVRARFENGVLEVTVEGAAAVREPKRIRIESAEGSGGDVEVQGAEEKSEGDSDQQS, encoded by the coding sequence ATGATGAGTCCGTACAGGGGGCGTGGTTTCTACGACGTGCAGAGCGAGGTGAACCGGCTCTTCGACCAGATGTTCGGGGGGCTTGCGCGGCAGGCCGGGACGCAGCAGCGCCAGCCGGCGGTTGAGTGGGCGCCGTCGATCGACGTGCTGCAGCGCGAGGGGGACCTCGTGATCCGGGCCGAGATCCCGGGTGTCAGGTCGGAGGACGTAGACGTAACGCTGCACGACGGCGTGCTCACGCTCTCCGGCAAGCGGGAGGAGGCCCGCGAGGAGGAGCGGGGCGGTTACCTTGTCCGGGAGCGGAGGTCCGGGTCGTTCCGAAGGAGCCTGCAGCTCCCCGAGGGAGTTGACGAGAGCGCCGTGCGCGCCCGCTTCGAGAACGGCGTGCTGGAGGTAACGGTCGAGGGCGCGGCGGCCGTCCGGGAGCCGAAGAGGATCCGGATCGAGTCCGCAGAGGGCTCCGGCGGCGACGTCGAGGTTCAGGGCGCGGAGGAGAAGTCGGAGGGCGACTCCGACCAGCAGAGCTAG
- a CDS encoding ATP-dependent Clp protease ATP-binding subunit produces MTEQKMCDVCGVRPAVMTVRRIVPGKGTRTENLCEVHAAEVRGARSPFGGTLGGPLGGGSGSLFDDFFGRFMGEEPGGFGGERRAERAAPRRSTEQVDITRLFSASTSELLQRSAQKAAELGSLDLTAEHLLLGTLEDDVARRVITSVDGDPDALKAHLEERLEGGEPTNVSPSLAPDAKRALLSAYEESQALGASYIGPEHVLLALAADEESEAGRLLGRFGLSHTRLRGGVMRGVEARSEGREAGAPSKTPTLEEYSRDLTQLAREGKLDPVIGRSEEVETTVEVLSRRTKNNPVLIGEPGVGKTAIVEGIAQRIVNDEVPETLAGKRVLALDLSGLVAGTQYRGQFEERLKKVMDEIQENPEGQILFIDELHTVVGAGAAEGSMDASNMLKPALARGELHVVGATTVDEYRKHIEKDAALERRFQPVLVGEPTVEDAVEILRGLRDRYEAHHRVKITDEALLAAVELSDRYITDRFLPDKAIDLMDQAAARVKLRAGVKPPDTRELEDEIKRLNREKDQAVASEDFERARDLKGRVQELQDRLGAFRTSRRSVAEVTAEDVAEVVSRATGIPVSQLTQEERERLLKLEEQLHERVVGQDEAVTAISEAVRRSRAGLSDPNRPIGSFLFLGPTGVGKTELARTLAEALFGEEAAMVRIDMSEFQERHTVSRLVGAPPGYVGYEEAGQLTEAVRRRPYSVLLLDEIEKAHPDVFNILLQILDDGRLTDSQGRTVDFKNAVIIMTSNLGAERVQAHARRSESFEELKDDMMKIVKNNLRPEFVNRIDEIIVFRALTREQTEEIVRLLLDRTARRLHAQGIEVEFSGEAVELLSREGFDPEFGARPLRRTIQRRIDNELAGMLLSGGLNPGEKVLVTVEDDDLAFEVLEAVASAPENGEAKE; encoded by the coding sequence ATGACGGAACAAAAGATGTGCGACGTATGCGGGGTGAGACCGGCGGTGATGACGGTGCGCCGGATCGTCCCCGGAAAAGGCACGAGGACCGAGAACCTGTGCGAGGTCCACGCCGCAGAGGTCCGCGGCGCCCGCTCGCCGTTTGGCGGGACGCTCGGCGGGCCGCTCGGGGGTGGATCGGGGAGCCTCTTCGACGACTTCTTCGGGCGCTTCATGGGCGAGGAGCCCGGCGGGTTCGGCGGGGAGCGCAGAGCGGAGCGAGCCGCTCCGAGGCGCTCCACCGAGCAGGTAGACATAACACGCCTCTTCTCCGCCTCGACGAGCGAGCTGTTGCAGCGCTCGGCGCAGAAGGCCGCGGAGCTCGGGAGCCTCGACCTGACCGCCGAGCACCTGCTGCTCGGGACGCTCGAAGACGACGTAGCGAGGCGGGTCATCACCTCCGTTGACGGAGACCCGGACGCCCTCAAGGCACACCTCGAAGAGCGCCTGGAGGGCGGCGAGCCGACAAACGTCTCGCCCTCGCTCGCCCCGGACGCCAAGCGCGCCCTGCTCTCAGCCTACGAGGAGTCGCAGGCGCTCGGAGCATCGTACATAGGCCCCGAGCACGTGCTGCTCGCGCTCGCGGCCGACGAGGAGTCCGAGGCCGGGCGGCTGCTCGGGCGCTTCGGGCTCTCGCACACGAGGCTGCGCGGCGGCGTGATGCGCGGCGTCGAGGCCCGGAGCGAGGGCCGCGAGGCAGGAGCGCCGAGCAAGACCCCGACGCTTGAGGAGTACAGCCGCGACCTTACGCAGCTTGCGCGAGAGGGGAAGCTCGACCCCGTGATCGGGCGCTCCGAGGAGGTCGAGACGACCGTCGAGGTGCTCAGCCGGAGAACAAAGAACAACCCCGTGCTTATCGGAGAGCCGGGGGTGGGGAAGACCGCGATCGTCGAGGGGATAGCCCAGCGAATCGTCAACGACGAGGTCCCCGAGACGCTCGCCGGCAAGCGCGTGCTCGCGCTCGACCTCTCCGGGCTCGTCGCGGGTACCCAGTACCGCGGGCAGTTCGAGGAGCGGCTGAAGAAGGTGATGGACGAGATCCAGGAGAACCCCGAGGGGCAGATCCTGTTCATAGACGAGCTTCACACCGTTGTCGGGGCCGGGGCCGCCGAGGGCTCGATGGACGCCTCGAACATGCTCAAGCCCGCGCTCGCGCGGGGCGAGCTGCACGTCGTCGGGGCAACGACGGTGGACGAGTACCGCAAGCACATAGAGAAGGACGCCGCCCTTGAGCGCCGCTTCCAGCCCGTGCTCGTCGGCGAGCCGACCGTCGAGGACGCCGTCGAGATCCTGCGCGGCCTTAGGGACCGCTACGAGGCCCATCACCGGGTCAAGATCACCGACGAGGCCCTGCTCGCCGCCGTCGAGCTCTCGGACCGCTACATAACTGACCGCTTCCTGCCGGACAAGGCCATAGACCTCATGGACCAGGCCGCAGCGAGGGTGAAGCTTCGCGCCGGGGTCAAGCCGCCGGACACGCGGGAGCTAGAGGACGAGATAAAGCGCCTGAACCGCGAGAAGGACCAGGCCGTGGCGAGCGAGGACTTCGAGCGGGCGCGGGACCTCAAGGGGCGCGTGCAGGAGCTTCAGGACCGTCTCGGGGCGTTCAGGACCTCCAGGAGAAGCGTGGCCGAGGTAACGGCCGAGGACGTAGCCGAGGTCGTCTCAAGGGCTACGGGCATCCCGGTGAGCCAGCTCACCCAGGAGGAGCGCGAGCGGCTGCTCAAGCTCGAAGAGCAGCTCCACGAGCGGGTCGTCGGGCAGGACGAGGCCGTGACGGCGATCTCCGAGGCCGTCAGGCGCTCGCGAGCCGGGCTCTCCGACCCGAACCGGCCGATCGGCTCGTTCCTCTTTCTCGGGCCAACGGGCGTCGGGAAGACCGAGCTTGCCCGGACGCTCGCCGAGGCGCTCTTCGGCGAGGAGGCGGCGATGGTCCGCATAGACATGAGCGAGTTCCAGGAGCGCCACACCGTCAGCCGCCTCGTCGGTGCGCCCCCGGGATACGTCGGCTACGAGGAGGCCGGGCAGCTCACCGAGGCCGTGAGGAGAAGGCCCTACAGCGTGCTGCTCCTAGACGAGATCGAGAAGGCCCACCCGGACGTGTTCAACATCCTGCTTCAGATCCTTGACGACGGACGCCTCACCGACTCCCAAGGCCGCACGGTCGACTTCAAGAACGCGGTCATCATCATGACGAGCAACCTCGGGGCCGAGAGGGTCCAGGCCCACGCCCGAAGGAGCGAGTCCTTCGAGGAGCTGAAGGACGACATGATGAAGATCGTCAAGAACAACCTGAGGCCCGAGTTCGTGAACCGCATAGACGAGATCATCGTCTTCCGCGCCCTCACCCGGGAGCAGACAGAGGAGATCGTCCGCCTCCTGCTCGACCGGACCGCGCGTCGTTTGCACGCTCAGGGCATAGAGGTCGAGTTCTCCGGCGAAGCGGTCGAGCTTCTGAGCCGCGAGGGCTTCGACCCGGAGTTCGGCGCGCGACCGCTCAGGCGCACGATCCAGCGCCGCATCGACAACGAGCTTGCGGGCATGCTCCTCTCCGGCGGGCTCAACCCCGGCGAGAAGGTGCTCGTTACCGTCGAGGACGACGACCTCGCTTTCGAGGTCCTCGAAGCCGTCGCCTCCGCTCCGGAGAACGGCGAGGCCAAAGAGTAG
- a CDS encoding DoxX family protein — protein MPGAHRLRRYAPKALAALFLASGTAHFLRPEPFVRIVPRALPAPGALVYASGAAELVLAAGLLARRGWSGPASAALLVAVFPANVQMLLDLRERYGARSLPAALAWARLPLQLPLVWAALQVREK, from the coding sequence GTGCCCGGCGCGCACAGGCTCAGACGCTACGCTCCGAAGGCCCTCGCCGCGCTCTTTCTTGCGAGCGGTACGGCCCACTTCCTGCGCCCGGAGCCGTTCGTCCGCATCGTCCCGAGGGCGCTCCCCGCTCCCGGAGCCCTCGTCTACGCGAGCGGCGCGGCGGAACTCGTCCTTGCGGCGGGGCTCCTGGCGCGTCGGGGCTGGTCGGGCCCGGCGAGCGCGGCGCTCCTCGTCGCGGTCTTTCCGGCGAACGTACAGATGCTCCTCGACCTTCGGGAGCGGTACGGGGCGCGCTCCCTGCCCGCGGCGCTCGCCTGGGCTCGCCTGCCGCTCCAGCTGCCGCTTGTCTGGGCAGCTCTTCAGGTCCGGGAAAAGTAG
- the lipA gene encoding lipoyl synthase — translation MKHSWEGSSVAAPPDGVPTEYLPFKQERGKHGRPDWLKARVPGGEAYREIKETMRGLSLHTVCEEARCPNIGECWNNRTATFMILGNVCTRSCGFCAVLTGKPTELDLDEPRRVADAAKKMGLRHAVITSVNRDEQLDGGAGIFAATIRAIREEVPGCAVEVLTPDFKGRRESVQTVIDARPDTFNHNIETVPRLYPAVRPQAKYRRSLEVLRYAKELNPEGLTKSGFMLGLGEVREEIIQTMQDLRDHDVDILTVGQYLRPSENHLPMVRYATPKEFAEYRKIGFELGFSHVESGPLVRSSYHAHEQTEDARRGLAGVSSGNG, via the coding sequence ATGAAGCACTCCTGGGAGGGCTCGTCGGTCGCGGCCCCGCCGGACGGGGTGCCGACGGAGTACCTGCCCTTCAAGCAGGAGCGCGGCAAGCACGGCCGGCCGGACTGGCTGAAGGCCCGCGTCCCCGGCGGCGAGGCGTACCGGGAGATCAAGGAGACGATGCGCGGCCTCTCGCTGCACACCGTCTGTGAGGAGGCCCGCTGCCCGAACATCGGGGAGTGCTGGAACAACCGGACCGCCACCTTCATGATCCTGGGCAACGTCTGCACGCGTTCCTGCGGCTTCTGCGCCGTGCTCACCGGCAAGCCGACGGAGCTCGACCTCGACGAGCCGCGCCGGGTAGCCGACGCGGCAAAGAAGATGGGCCTCAGGCACGCCGTTATAACGAGCGTGAACCGCGACGAGCAGCTCGACGGCGGCGCGGGCATCTTCGCCGCGACCATTCGGGCGATCCGCGAGGAGGTCCCCGGCTGCGCCGTCGAGGTCCTCACCCCGGACTTCAAGGGCCGCCGGGAGTCCGTCCAGACGGTGATAGACGCCCGGCCCGACACCTTCAACCACAACATCGAGACCGTCCCGCGCCTCTACCCGGCCGTGAGGCCGCAGGCGAAGTACCGGCGCTCCCTGGAGGTGCTGCGCTACGCAAAGGAGCTCAACCCCGAAGGACTCACAAAGAGCGGGTTCATGCTCGGGCTCGGCGAGGTCCGGGAGGAGATCATCCAGACGATGCAGGACCTCCGGGACCACGACGTGGACATCCTCACCGTCGGACAGTACCTCCGCCCGAGCGAGAACCACCTGCCGATGGTCCGCTACGCGACGCCCAAGGAGTTCGCCGAGTACCGGAAGATAGGCTTCGAGCTCGGCTTCTCGCACGTCGAGAGCGGGCCGCTCGTCCGCTCCTCCTATCACGCCCACGAGCAGACCGAGGACGCCCGGCGCGGGCTCGCCGGGGTATCGAGCGGCAACGGCTAG
- a CDS encoding NAD(P)H-dependent flavin oxidoreductase: MIRTELTRLLGVRHPVVCAPMAGWSGGLLAGEVSRAGGFGMIGVSSSASVELLAGQAALARERSGGAPFGIGLMTWAVERRPELLDAALAEGPAAVSLSFGDPAPFVGPVREAGAIVFSQVQSGARAEEAARAGVDALVAQGTDAGGHTGSVGTLPLLQRVLPLGEESGIPVLAAGGIGTGSGVAAVLAAGAAGAWIGTRFCATQEALGSEAQKRLLLDRDETGTVHTRVFDLVQGIPWPEEFPGRALTSEFTAGWHGRESELTSDPEAARREFEAAKSDGTFVYAGQAVGLVDDLPPAGELLARLVREAESCLRRSATLVRKTGEEGA, encoded by the coding sequence ATGATACGCACGGAGCTTACGCGCCTTCTGGGCGTTCGCCATCCCGTCGTATGCGCCCCGATGGCCGGGTGGAGCGGCGGGCTCCTCGCCGGTGAGGTGAGCCGTGCGGGGGGCTTCGGCATGATCGGGGTCTCAAGCTCGGCGAGCGTTGAGCTTTTAGCCGGGCAGGCCGCTCTCGCCCGGGAGCGCTCCGGCGGGGCTCCGTTCGGGATCGGCCTGATGACCTGGGCCGTCGAGCGGCGGCCGGAGCTTCTCGACGCCGCGCTGGCGGAGGGTCCGGCCGCCGTCTCGCTCTCCTTCGGGGACCCGGCGCCGTTCGTCGGGCCCGTCCGGGAGGCGGGGGCGATCGTCTTCAGCCAGGTGCAGAGCGGGGCGCGAGCGGAGGAGGCGGCGCGCGCCGGGGTGGACGCGCTCGTGGCTCAGGGGACCGACGCAGGGGGGCACACCGGCTCCGTCGGGACGCTCCCGCTGCTTCAAAGGGTCCTTCCCCTCGGTGAAGAGAGCGGCATACCCGTCCTTGCGGCGGGCGGGATAGGGACCGGGAGCGGGGTCGCGGCCGTCCTTGCGGCCGGCGCGGCGGGAGCCTGGATCGGCACTCGCTTCTGCGCCACGCAGGAGGCGCTCGGGAGCGAGGCCCAGAAGCGGCTCCTCCTCGATAGGGACGAGACCGGGACCGTCCACACCCGCGTCTTCGACCTCGTTCAAGGCATCCCCTGGCCCGAGGAGTTCCCCGGACGCGCGCTGACAAGCGAGTTCACCGCTGGCTGGCACGGTCGGGAGAGCGAGCTGACCTCGGACCCGGAGGCGGCGCGGCGGGAGTTCGAGGCGGCGAAGTCGGACGGGACTTTTGTCTATGCCGGGCAGGCCGTCGGGCTCGTGGACGACCTGCCGCCCGCCGGCGAACTGCTCGCGCGGCTCGTCCGGGAGGCGGAGAGCTGCCTGCGCCGGAGCGCGACGCTCGTCCGGAAGACCGGAGAAGAGGGGGCGTGA
- the lipB gene encoding lipoyl(octanoyl) transferase LipB has protein sequence MTLDTQRTDLPFAVRRLPGLTRYAEAWEMQREAVRLRKREATPDTLFLLEHYPVYTVGRAAGEDASNLGAGEEYLRSLGAEVFWSDRGGDATFHGPGQIVGYPIVKLRIKDTHRYLRDLEEVVIRTLGEYGLSAWRHPEYTGAWLGEGAESRKICAIGVKFSSGWIASHGFALNVSTDLSWFERITPCGIRQFGVTSLERELGREVPLGEVEARLIRHFREVFFGTDGSGDGGPPGVSPKNT, from the coding sequence GTGACCCTGGACACGCAGCGCACGGACCTTCCCTTCGCTGTCCGGAGGCTTCCGGGCCTTACGCGCTACGCGGAGGCTTGGGAGATGCAGCGGGAGGCCGTGCGGCTGAGAAAGCGCGAGGCGACGCCGGACACGCTCTTTCTTCTGGAGCACTATCCGGTGTACACCGTCGGACGAGCCGCCGGAGAGGACGCGTCGAACCTCGGGGCGGGCGAGGAGTACCTGCGCTCGCTCGGAGCAGAGGTGTTCTGGAGCGACCGGGGCGGGGACGCGACCTTTCACGGGCCGGGGCAGATCGTCGGGTACCCGATCGTCAAGCTGCGCATAAAGGACACGCACCGCTACCTGCGAGACCTCGAAGAGGTTGTTATCCGGACGCTCGGGGAGTACGGGCTCTCGGCGTGGCGGCACCCCGAGTACACGGGCGCGTGGCTCGGAGAGGGAGCGGAGTCGAGGAAGATCTGCGCGATCGGGGTGAAGTTCTCTTCGGGGTGGATCGCCTCTCACGGCTTCGCGCTGAACGTCTCGACGGACCTCTCGTGGTTCGAGCGGATCACGCCCTGCGGCATAAGGCAGTTCGGCGTTACGAGCCTTGAACGAGAGCTCGGCCGGGAGGTCCCGCTCGGGGAGGTCGAGGCCCGGCTCATCCGGCACTTCCGGGAGGTCTTCTTCGGGACGGACGGCTCCGGCGACGGAGGCCCTCCGGGAGTTTCTCCGAAAAATACGTAG
- a CDS encoding GlsB/YeaQ/YmgE family stress response membrane protein translates to MGIISWIVFGLIAGVIARLLMPGSDPGGCIITVLLGIAGAFVGGFLYGLITGVPQYTTFDLQSLIVATLGAIVVLVVYRVIAGRL, encoded by the coding sequence ATGGGGATAATAAGCTGGATCGTCTTCGGCCTGATTGCGGGCGTCATCGCGAGGCTCCTGATGCCGGGGAGCGACCCGGGCGGGTGCATCATAACCGTTCTGCTCGGCATCGCCGGGGCCTTTGTCGGGGGGTTTCTCTACGGTCTGATCACCGGGGTCCCCCAGTACACGACCTTCGACCTCCAGAGCCTTATCGTTGCGACCCTCGGGGCGATCGTCGTTCTCGTGGTCTACCGGGTAATCGCCGGTCGGCTCTAG